The following proteins come from a genomic window of Nicotiana tomentosiformis chromosome 12, ASM39032v3, whole genome shotgun sequence:
- the LOC138891438 gene encoding uncharacterized protein: MITFLDDELPMEGTKHNRALYLTVKCEDSAVSRVLVDNGPSANIFPLSTLQKLKIDTERIHMNNVCVRGFDGGGKDSVGDIMLELSIGPVEFTMEFQVLDVVVSYNLLLGRPWIHAAKAIPSSLHQMIKFEWDRQEIVVHGDENLSAYNDTTIPFIEVKDDKGPWVYQTFEIVSVEKIHEGECIPGPKLPYASVMGIVYPVCPRESFGTFGLGFTFTRKDVKRAKSLKRKAWSLPKPVPHISKFFVKSGIAKRPISAVLKHVVDFDEELIKRFQSLFDEVNMVEIRESSSNADVHLVGPNVKLSNWKATPLPIRKEFCSFYAGFNDMTCMRNFQPNLKSQFNSEITIQEVECDDDETKYDEEVAFQKISRELNHFEEKPKPNLNETKAINLGDQYNIRETKISVHLEPQIKEEIIKALFEYKDVFSWSYDDMPGLSTDLVVHKLPTDPAFPPVKQKLRKFKTDMSVKIKEEVTKQIDAKVIRVTRYPTWLANVVIAPKKDGKTRVCVNYRDLNKASPKNNFPLPNIHILIDHCAKHEIGSFVDCYAGYHQILMDEEDVEKIAFIMP; the protein is encoded by the exons atgatcactttcttagatgatgaacttcctatggAGGGTACAAAACACAaccgagctctttatctcacagtgaAGTGCGAGGATTCCGCTGTCTCAAGAGTACTGGTTGATAACGGTCCTAGTGCAAATATTTTccctctgtccactttgcaaaagttgaagatcgACACTGAAAGGATCCACATGAACAATGTATGTGTTCGAGGTTTTGACGGAGGAGGGAAAGATTCTGTCGGTGATATAATGCTCGAATTGTCAATAGGGCCagttgagttcactatggagttccaagtgctagatgtggTTGTCTCCTATAACTTATTGTTGGGCAGGCCATGGATACATGCTGCCAAGGCAATCCCGTCTTCTCTGCACCAAATGATAAAGTTCGAATGGGACAGgcaggaaatagttgtgcacggtgatgagaacttatctgcttacaatgacacgactattccatttattgaagttaaagatgataaagggccttgggtTTACCAAACATTCGAAATAGTATCTGTCGAGAAAATTCATGAGGGAGAATGCATTCCAGGTCCGAAGCTACCCTATGCGTccgtcatg GGTATTGTGTATCCGGTGTGTCCACGTGAAAGTTTcggtacatttggtttgggattcacatTCACAAGGAAGGACGTGAAAAGGGCTAAAAGTTTGAAAAGGAAGGCATGGTCACTTCCTAAGCCTGTTCCACACATCTCCAAGTTTTTTGTCAAGTCAGGGATCGCAAAACGCCCAATATCAGCGGTCCTTAAACatgtggtcgactttgatgaagagctgatcaagaggttccagagtcTATTTGATGAGGTTAATATGGTAGAAATCAGGGAAAGTTCCAGTAATGCCGATGTGCATCTTGTTGGGCCAAATGTAaagcttagcaattggaaagctactcctctccccatccggaaggagttttg ttctttttatgctggtttcaatgacatgacatgcatgaggaattttcagccaaatcttaaaagccaatTTAATTCTGAAATAACAATCCAAGAAGTAGAGTGTGATGATGATGAAACTAAATATGATGAAGAAGTAGCATTTCAGAAAATCAGTAGAGAACTAAATCACTTTGAAGAAAAACCCAAGCCTAATCTGAATGAAACTAaagcaatcaatttaggagatcaaTATAATATCagggaaaccaagataagtgtgcatctggaaccgcaaatcaaggaagaaataatcaaagcactgtttgaatataaagatgttttttcatggtcgtatgacgacatgccgggtttgagcaCTGATCTGGTAGTTCATAAATTGCCAACTGATCCGGCATTCCCTCCAgtcaagcaaaagttaagaaagttcaagactgacatgagtgtgaagatcaaagaagaagtcacaaaGCAGATTGACGCAaaggtcattcgggtcactcgatatcccacttggttagctaatgttGTGATAGcaccaaagaaggatggtaagaccaGGGTATGTGTTAATTATCGTGATCTCAACAAGGCAAGTCCAAAGAataactttccattgccgaaCATCCACATTCTGATTGACCATTGTGCCAAGCACGAGATCgggtcttttgtggattgctatgCGGGATATCACCAGATCCTAATGGATGAAGAAGACGTAGAAAAGATAGCATTCATCATGCCATAG